In a genomic window of Leifsonia xyli subsp. cynodontis DSM 46306:
- a CDS encoding branched-chain amino acid aminotransferase gives MNASTSISLTSGPTETSGLLWNVARNEAPRAAAERAEILADPGFGNHFTDHMVDLCWSEKGGWHRPCVSPYGPIPLDPSAAVLHYAQEIFEGLKAYRHEDGSIWSFRPEANAARMQRSAYRLALPQLPVDHFLDSLKQLIAVDGQWVPDAEETSLYLRPFMFAKEGFLGVRPANKVAYYLIASPAAAYFRSGVAPVSIWLSDHWSRAGKGGTGAAKTGGNYASSLLPQAEAHERGCAQVLFLDSAEGRHIEELGGMNVVLVQKDGTLVTPDSDSILEGITLDSVLQLARDRGHRVERRRVTIDEWRDGVESGDIVEVFACGTAAIITPIGELKSDTFTVGDITAAPGELTLSLRKELTDIQYGRARDRHGWMYRLDA, from the coding sequence ATGAACGCTTCCACTAGCATCTCCCTCACCAGCGGCCCCACCGAGACTTCCGGCCTGCTCTGGAACGTCGCCAGGAACGAGGCGCCGCGCGCCGCAGCCGAGCGCGCGGAGATCCTCGCGGACCCCGGCTTCGGCAATCACTTCACCGATCATATGGTCGATCTGTGCTGGTCGGAGAAGGGCGGCTGGCACCGGCCGTGCGTCTCGCCCTACGGCCCCATCCCGCTCGACCCGTCGGCCGCTGTGCTGCACTACGCTCAGGAGATTTTCGAGGGGCTGAAGGCGTACCGCCACGAGGACGGTTCGATCTGGAGCTTCCGCCCGGAGGCCAATGCGGCCCGCATGCAGCGGTCGGCCTACCGGCTCGCGCTGCCCCAGCTGCCGGTCGACCACTTCCTCGACTCGCTCAAGCAGCTCATCGCGGTCGACGGCCAATGGGTTCCGGATGCGGAGGAGACGAGCCTGTATCTGCGGCCGTTCATGTTCGCCAAAGAAGGCTTCCTGGGGGTGCGCCCGGCGAACAAGGTGGCGTACTACCTGATCGCGAGCCCGGCGGCGGCCTACTTCCGGTCCGGTGTCGCTCCGGTCTCCATCTGGCTCTCCGATCACTGGTCCCGTGCGGGGAAGGGCGGAACCGGAGCGGCGAAGACCGGCGGCAACTACGCATCGAGTCTCCTGCCGCAAGCCGAAGCGCACGAGCGCGGCTGCGCCCAGGTTCTTTTCCTCGATTCGGCGGAGGGGAGGCACATCGAGGAGCTCGGCGGGATGAACGTGGTGCTCGTCCAGAAAGACGGCACCCTCGTGACCCCCGACTCCGACAGCATCCTCGAAGGCATCACCCTCGACTCGGTGCTTCAGCTCGCCCGCGACCGCGGCCACCGGGTGGAGCGCCGGCGCGTGACCATCGACGAATGGCGGGACGGTGTGGAGTCCGGCGACATCGTCGAGGTGTTCGCCTGCGGCACAGCCGCGATCATCACTCCGATCGGCGAACTCAAGTCGGACACGTTCACCGTCGGCGACATCACCGCAGCGCCGGGTGAGCTCACTCTGTCTCTGCGCAAGGAGCTGACCGACATCCAGTACGGTCGCGCGCGCGACCGGCACGGCTGGATGTACCGCCTCGACGCCTGA
- the serA gene encoding phosphoglycerate dehydrogenase: MTKPVVLIAEELSPATVDALGPDFEIRDVDGTDRSALLSAVADADAILVRSATKVDAEVIGAAPKLKVIARAGVGLDNVDIKTATSAGVMVVNAPTSNIISAAELTVGHILSLARHIPAAHSALAQGQWKRSKYTGVELYEKTVGIIGLGRIGALIAARLQAFGVKVIAFDPYVTSARAQQLGVQLVSLDEVLAESDFVTIHMPKTPETTGMISDDQLAQMKPTAFVVNVARGGLIDEDALYRALVSQTIAGAGLDVFVSEPPSDSPLLGLENVIVTPHLGASTDEAQEKAGVSVARSVRLALSGELVPDAVNVAGGVIDPYVRPGIPLVEKLGQVFSGLAHSPVTSVDVEVRGEIVEFDVSVLKLAALKGIFTNVVSETVSYVNAPLLADQRGIEVRLLTDSVSEEYRNLITIRGALSDGTQVSVSGTLTGTKQIEKVVGINGYDVEVPIAEHLIVMVYDDRPGIVGVYGREFGEAKINIAGMQIARTSAGGKALSVLTVDSPVPEGLLEKVRVAIHADLLQEIDITES; encoded by the coding sequence GTGACAAAGCCGGTCGTGCTGATCGCCGAAGAACTCTCGCCCGCTACTGTCGACGCCCTCGGGCCGGATTTTGAGATCCGCGACGTCGACGGGACAGACCGCTCCGCGCTGCTCTCCGCCGTGGCCGACGCCGACGCGATCCTGGTGCGCTCGGCGACGAAGGTGGACGCGGAGGTCATCGGCGCTGCGCCGAAGCTCAAGGTCATCGCGCGCGCGGGGGTCGGCCTCGACAACGTCGACATCAAGACCGCGACCAGCGCCGGTGTGATGGTCGTCAACGCGCCGACCTCGAACATCATCTCGGCCGCGGAGCTGACGGTCGGGCACATCCTGAGCCTCGCCCGGCACATCCCGGCCGCGCACAGCGCCCTGGCGCAGGGGCAGTGGAAGCGCTCGAAGTACACCGGCGTTGAGCTGTACGAGAAGACGGTCGGCATCATCGGGCTCGGCCGGATCGGGGCGCTCATCGCCGCGCGACTGCAGGCGTTCGGCGTCAAGGTCATCGCCTTCGACCCGTATGTGACGAGCGCGCGAGCGCAGCAGCTCGGCGTCCAGCTGGTGAGCCTGGACGAGGTGCTCGCCGAGTCGGACTTCGTCACCATCCACATGCCGAAGACGCCGGAGACGACCGGCATGATCTCGGACGATCAGCTCGCCCAGATGAAGCCGACCGCGTTCGTCGTCAATGTCGCGCGCGGCGGCCTGATCGACGAGGACGCTCTGTACCGTGCTCTCGTCTCGCAGACCATCGCGGGCGCTGGCCTCGATGTGTTCGTGAGCGAGCCGCCGTCGGACTCGCCGCTGCTCGGCCTCGAGAACGTGATCGTCACACCGCATCTCGGGGCGTCGACGGATGAGGCGCAGGAGAAGGCGGGCGTCTCGGTCGCCAGATCGGTTCGCCTCGCGCTCTCGGGCGAGCTGGTGCCCGACGCGGTCAACGTCGCCGGCGGCGTCATCGACCCGTACGTGCGTCCGGGCATTCCGCTTGTGGAGAAGCTCGGCCAGGTCTTCTCCGGGCTGGCGCACAGCCCGGTCACGAGTGTCGACGTCGAGGTCCGCGGCGAAATCGTGGAGTTCGATGTCAGCGTCCTGAAGCTCGCCGCCCTGAAGGGGATCTTCACGAACGTCGTCTCCGAGACGGTCTCCTATGTGAACGCACCCCTCCTCGCCGACCAGCGCGGCATCGAGGTGCGCCTCCTCACCGACTCGGTGAGCGAGGAGTACCGCAACCTGATCACGATCCGCGGTGCGCTGAGCGACGGCACGCAGGTCTCGGTCTCCGGCACGCTGACCGGAACCAAGCAGATCGAGAAAGTCGTGGGGATCAACGGCTATGACGTGGAGGTGCCGATCGCCGAGCATCTGATCGTCATGGTCTACGACGACCGCCCCGGCATCGTCGGGGTGTACGGCCGGGAGTTCGGCGAGGCGAAGATCAACATCGCCGGTATGCAGATCGCCAGGACCTCGGCCGGCGGGAAGGCCCTCAGCGTCCTGACCGTCGATTCGCCCGTCCCCGAGGGGCTGCTCGAGAAGGTGCGCGTCGCGATCCACGCCGACCTGCTCCAGGAGATCGACATCACCGAGTCTTGA
- a CDS encoding 3-isopropylmalate dehydrogenase: MSRTVQLAVIPGDGIGPEVIAEAVTVLDAVAAGSGLAFEKTHFSLGVDRYLATGDVLTDDDLAAIRAHDAILLGAVGGQPGDPRLAGANIERGLLLRLRFSLDHYVNLRPTTLFPGIASPLAAPGEVDFVVVREGTEGPYVGNGGAIRQGTPHEIANEVSVNTAYGVERVVRYAFEQAGQRRKKLTLVHKTNVLTFAGSLWKRIVDAVAAEHPEVAVDYLHVDAATIFLVTDPARFDVIVTDNLFGDILTDLAAAISGGIGLAASGNINPAGEFPSMFEPVHGSAPDIADQQKADPTAAILSVALLLRHLGERPLAERVERAVTADLATRSGQTATASQTRTTSQIGAAIAALAAQN, translated from the coding sequence ATGAGCAGAACCGTCCAACTCGCCGTCATCCCCGGGGACGGGATCGGACCGGAGGTGATCGCGGAGGCGGTCACGGTGCTCGACGCGGTCGCGGCCGGAAGCGGGCTGGCGTTCGAGAAGACGCACTTCTCGCTCGGCGTCGACCGTTACCTCGCCACCGGCGATGTGCTGACCGACGACGACCTCGCGGCCATCCGGGCACACGACGCCATCCTGCTCGGGGCGGTCGGCGGTCAGCCGGGCGATCCACGCCTTGCGGGTGCGAACATCGAGCGCGGGCTGCTCCTGAGGCTCCGGTTCTCGCTCGATCACTATGTGAATCTGCGGCCGACCACACTGTTCCCCGGCATCGCCAGCCCGCTCGCCGCTCCCGGCGAGGTCGACTTCGTCGTCGTGCGCGAAGGCACAGAGGGGCCGTACGTCGGCAACGGCGGGGCCATCCGGCAGGGGACGCCGCACGAGATCGCCAACGAGGTGTCCGTGAACACCGCCTACGGCGTCGAGCGCGTCGTCCGCTACGCCTTCGAGCAGGCCGGGCAGCGGCGGAAGAAGCTGACGCTCGTACACAAGACGAATGTGCTGACCTTCGCGGGCAGCCTGTGGAAGCGGATCGTGGACGCCGTGGCCGCCGAGCATCCCGAGGTGGCCGTGGACTACCTCCACGTCGACGCAGCGACGATCTTCCTCGTCACCGATCCTGCTAGATTCGATGTGATCGTCACAGACAATCTCTTCGGCGACATCCTCACCGATCTCGCCGCCGCGATCAGCGGCGGCATCGGACTGGCCGCCTCGGGAAACATCAACCCCGCGGGTGAGTTCCCGAGCATGTTCGAGCCCGTTCACGGATCGGCTCCCGACATCGCCGACCAGCAGAAGGCCGACCCCACCGCCGCGATCCTCTCCGTCGCGCTCCTGCTCCGCCACCTCGGCGAGCGGCCCCTCGCGGAGCGCGTCGAGCGGGCGGTGACCGCCGACCTCGCCACCCGCAGCGGCCAGACCGCCACCGCAAGCCAGACGCGCACGACGAGCCAGATCGGCGCCGCGATCGCGGCTCTGGCGGCACAGAATTGA
- a CDS encoding acetolactate synthase large subunit — MSSDATHTTASPSTVALSASPGAASPEQLTGSQSVVRTLELLGVTDVFGLPGGAILPIYDAIMDSDKIRHILVRHEQGGGHAAEGYAAASNKVGVAMATSGPGATNLVTAIMDAHMDSVPVVFITGQVFSTLMGTDAFQEADIVGITMPITKHSFLVKSAEEIPATIAAAHHIAGTGRPGPVLVDITKDAQQSRVPFVWPPKIDLPGYRPVAKAHGKQILAAAQLLAEAKKPILYVGGGVIRSRASRELLDLAETTGLPVTTTLMARGAFPDTHAQHLGMPGMHGTVPAVLALQESDLIVSLGARFDDRVTGKTSLFAPHAKIVHVDVDPAEISKIRVADVPIVGDAKEVIVDLTAAYREAAKDGEPDLAEWWTYLNGLRAEFPLGFTPTSDGLLAPQHIIQRIGELTGPEAIYAAGVGQHQMWAAQFIKYERPNSWLNSGGAGTMGYSVPAAMGAKVAQPDRVVWAIDGDGCFQMTNQELATCTINDIPIKVAIINNSSLGMVRQWQTLFYDGRYSNTDLNTGHDTVRVPDFVALAEAYGALGIRVTKEDEVDDAIRLALETNDRPVVIDFVVSADAMVWPMVPQGVSNSYVQYARDHSPAFGEE, encoded by the coding sequence ATGTCCTCGGATGCAACCCACACGACCGCGTCACCCAGCACGGTGGCGCTCTCCGCGTCGCCCGGCGCAGCGTCGCCCGAACAGCTGACCGGCTCCCAGTCGGTCGTCCGCACCCTCGAACTCCTCGGCGTCACCGATGTCTTCGGACTCCCCGGCGGCGCCATCCTGCCGATCTACGACGCGATCATGGACTCGGACAAGATCCGTCACATTCTGGTCCGGCACGAGCAGGGCGGCGGGCATGCGGCCGAAGGGTACGCTGCCGCCTCGAACAAGGTCGGCGTCGCGATGGCGACCTCGGGCCCCGGTGCGACGAACCTCGTCACGGCGATCATGGACGCCCACATGGACTCGGTCCCAGTGGTGTTCATCACCGGCCAGGTCTTCTCCACGCTGATGGGCACGGACGCCTTCCAGGAGGCGGACATCGTCGGCATCACCATGCCGATCACCAAGCACTCCTTCCTCGTCAAGAGCGCCGAGGAGATCCCGGCGACGATCGCGGCGGCGCACCACATCGCCGGCACCGGCCGTCCCGGCCCGGTGCTGGTCGACATCACCAAAGACGCCCAGCAGAGCAGAGTGCCGTTCGTGTGGCCGCCCAAGATCGACCTGCCGGGCTACCGGCCGGTCGCCAAGGCTCACGGCAAGCAGATCCTCGCGGCGGCGCAGCTGCTCGCCGAGGCCAAGAAGCCCATCCTGTACGTGGGCGGGGGCGTCATCCGCTCCCGCGCCTCGCGGGAGCTGCTCGACCTCGCCGAGACCACCGGCCTCCCGGTCACGACCACGCTCATGGCCCGCGGGGCCTTCCCCGACACCCATGCGCAGCACCTGGGGATGCCGGGGATGCACGGGACGGTCCCGGCCGTCCTCGCCCTGCAGGAGTCGGATCTCATCGTGTCGCTCGGCGCGCGGTTCGATGACCGTGTGACTGGCAAAACCAGCCTGTTCGCTCCCCACGCGAAGATCGTCCACGTCGACGTCGACCCCGCCGAGATCTCCAAGATCCGCGTCGCCGACGTCCCCATCGTCGGCGACGCCAAAGAGGTCATCGTCGATCTGACCGCGGCCTATCGGGAGGCCGCCAAGGACGGCGAACCCGACCTCGCCGAGTGGTGGACCTACCTGAACGGCCTCCGTGCGGAGTTCCCCCTCGGGTTCACGCCCACCAGCGACGGCCTCCTGGCCCCGCAGCACATCATCCAGCGCATCGGCGAGCTGACGGGGCCGGAGGCGATCTACGCCGCCGGCGTCGGCCAGCACCAGATGTGGGCCGCCCAGTTCATCAAGTACGAACGTCCCAACTCGTGGCTGAACTCGGGAGGCGCGGGCACGATGGGCTACTCGGTCCCGGCGGCGATGGGCGCCAAAGTCGCCCAGCCCGACCGCGTCGTGTGGGCGATCGACGGCGACGGCTGCTTCCAGATGACCAACCAGGAGCTCGCCACCTGCACGATCAACGACATCCCGATCAAAGTGGCGATCATCAACAACTCGTCGCTCGGGATGGTGCGGCAGTGGCAGACGCTGTTCTACGACGGCCGCTACTCCAACACCGACCTCAACACCGGGCACGACACGGTGCGGGTCCCCGACTTCGTGGCCCTGGCCGAGGCGTACGGAGCCCTCGGCATCCGCGTCACGAAGGAGGACGAGGTCGACGACGCCATCAGGCTCGCCCTCGAGACCAACGACCGCCCGGTCGTCATCGACTTCGTCGTCAGCGCCGACGCGATGGTGTGGCCGATGGTCCCCCAGGGCGTCAGCAACAGCTATGTCCAATACGCCCGCGACCACAGCCCGGCCTTCGGAGAGGAGTGA
- the ilvC gene encoding ketol-acid reductoisomerase: MAEIYYDNDADLLIVQGKKVAVIGYGSQGHAHAQNLRDSGVEVVIGLKDGSKSTQKAEEAGFRVLSAAEAAKWADVVVILAPDQVQRTLYADDIRANLEAGNALVFGHGFNIRFGYIEAPEGVDVIMVAPKGPGHTVRREYEAGRGVPVIVAVEKDATGAAWPLVLSYAKGIGGLRAGGIKTTFTEETETDLFGEQAVLCGGVSQLVQYGFETLTEAGYQPQVAYFEVLHELKLIVDLMWEGGIAKQRWSVSDTAEYGDYVSGPRVIDPHVKDNMKAVLSDIQDGTFAKRFIADQDAGAPEFLGLRAKGEQHPIEATGRELRKLFAWNASNDDDYVDGEVAR, translated from the coding sequence GTGGCTGAGATCTACTACGACAACGACGCCGACCTCTTGATCGTTCAGGGCAAGAAGGTCGCCGTCATCGGCTACGGCTCCCAGGGGCACGCGCACGCGCAGAACCTCCGCGACTCGGGCGTCGAGGTCGTCATCGGCCTCAAAGACGGCTCGAAGTCCACACAGAAGGCCGAAGAGGCGGGCTTTCGCGTCCTCAGCGCCGCCGAGGCCGCCAAGTGGGCCGATGTCGTCGTCATCCTCGCGCCGGACCAGGTGCAGCGCACCCTCTACGCGGACGACATCCGGGCGAACCTCGAAGCGGGCAATGCGCTCGTCTTCGGGCACGGCTTCAACATCCGCTTCGGCTACATCGAGGCCCCCGAGGGCGTCGACGTGATCATGGTCGCTCCGAAAGGCCCGGGCCACACCGTGCGCCGCGAGTATGAGGCAGGTCGCGGCGTCCCCGTCATCGTCGCCGTCGAGAAGGACGCGACCGGTGCCGCCTGGCCGCTCGTCCTCTCTTACGCCAAGGGCATCGGCGGACTGCGCGCCGGCGGTATCAAGACCACCTTCACCGAGGAGACCGAGACGGACCTGTTCGGTGAGCAGGCCGTGCTGTGCGGCGGCGTCTCGCAGCTGGTGCAGTATGGTTTCGAGACCCTGACCGAGGCCGGCTACCAGCCCCAGGTCGCCTACTTCGAGGTGCTGCACGAGCTCAAGCTCATCGTCGATCTCATGTGGGAGGGCGGTATCGCCAAGCAGCGCTGGAGCGTCTCCGACACCGCCGAATACGGCGACTATGTCTCGGGACCGCGCGTGATCGACCCGCATGTCAAGGACAACATGAAGGCCGTGCTCTCCGACATCCAGGACGGCACTTTCGCAAAGCGCTTCATCGCCGACCAGGACGCGGGCGCTCCCGAGTTCCTGGGCCTGCGCGCCAAGGGCGAGCAGCACCCGATCGAGGCCACCGGCCGCGAACTGCGCAAGCTGTTCGCCTGGAACGCCTCGAACGACGACGACTACGTGGACGGCGAGGTCGCGCGCTGA
- the otsB gene encoding trehalose-phosphatase: MTSTASPQPSTSADLAAAVSALAGAERLLVALDFDGTLAPFVDIPKAARALPEAKAALDRLERLPDTRVAYVSGRPLSSLETVTEADGDALLIGSHGVEIRFGRDGVSLDLAPEEQAALDRLGEVLGALVQSVPGTRLEVKPVGFGVHYRRLEGEGAQDVVARASAAAAAVSGDLTIRDGKDIIEFSVRGADKGDGIDRLREYTKATAVLFAGDDVTDEDGFRVLLPGRGDVGVKVGPGATAAQYRVADERAIAALLTQLAEARAAR; the protein is encoded by the coding sequence ATGACCAGCACCGCATCCCCCCAGCCGTCCACATCCGCCGACCTCGCCGCCGCTGTGAGCGCGCTCGCGGGCGCCGAGCGTCTGCTGGTCGCGCTCGACTTCGACGGGACGCTCGCGCCGTTCGTGGACATTCCGAAGGCCGCCCGCGCCCTCCCCGAGGCGAAGGCGGCGCTCGATCGATTGGAACGGCTGCCGGACACCCGGGTCGCCTATGTCTCCGGCCGGCCGCTGTCGAGCCTCGAGACGGTCACCGAGGCCGACGGAGACGCGCTCCTCATCGGCTCCCACGGCGTCGAGATCCGTTTCGGCCGCGATGGCGTCTCCCTCGACCTCGCCCCCGAGGAGCAGGCGGCCCTCGATCGCCTGGGCGAGGTCCTCGGCGCTCTGGTGCAGAGCGTCCCCGGCACGCGGCTGGAGGTGAAACCCGTCGGCTTCGGTGTGCATTACCGCCGGCTGGAGGGTGAGGGAGCCCAGGACGTCGTGGCCCGTGCCTCTGCGGCGGCCGCGGCCGTCAGCGGCGATCTCACCATCCGCGACGGCAAGGACATCATCGAGTTCTCGGTGCGGGGCGCCGACAAAGGCGATGGCATCGACCGGTTGCGCGAGTACACGAAGGCGACGGCTGTGCTCTTCGCCGGGGATGATGTGACGGATGAGGACGGCTTCCGCGTCCTTCTGCCCGGGCGGGGCGATGTCGGCGTCAAGGTCGGCCCGGGTGCGACGGCGGCGCAGTACCGTGTGGCGGATGAGCGCGCGATCGCCGCCCTGCTGACACAGCTGGCGGAGGCGCGCGCCGCCCGCTGA
- the ilvD gene encoding dihydroxy-acid dehydratase yields the protein MPQIDWKPRSRVVTDGIEATTSRGMLRAVGMGDADWEKPQIGIASSWNEITPCNLSLDRLAQGAKEGVHAGGGYPLQFGTVSVSDGISMGHEGMHFSLVSREVIADSVETVMMAERLDGTVLLAGCDKSLPGMLMAAARLDLSAVFLYAGSIAPGWVKLSDGTEKDVTIIDSFEAVGACKAGKMSEEDLKRIECAIAPGEGACGGMYTANTMASVAEALGMSLPGSAAPPSADRRRDSFAHRSGEAVVTLLKQGITARDILTKKAFENAIAVAMAFGGSTNVVLHLLAIAREAEVDLTIDDFNRIGETVPHIGDLKPFGTYVMNDVDRHGGVPVVMKALLDAGLLHGDCLTVTGKTVAENLAEIDPPAPDGTVLRSLDNPIHPTGGLTILKGTLAPEGAVVKTAGFDAEVFEGPARVFERERAAMDALTEGRINAGDVVVIRYEGPKGGPGMREMLAITAAIKGAGLGKDVLLLTDGRFSGGTTGLCIGHIAPEAVDAGPIAFVRDGDLIRVDIAARSLDLLVDESELTARREGWAPLPPRYTRGVLAKYSKLVHSAAEGAVTG from the coding sequence ATGCCTCAGATCGATTGGAAACCGCGTTCGCGCGTTGTCACGGACGGGATCGAAGCCACCACGAGCCGCGGGATGCTCCGTGCGGTCGGCATGGGGGACGCCGACTGGGAGAAGCCGCAGATCGGCATCGCCTCGTCCTGGAACGAGATCACGCCGTGCAATCTCTCGCTCGACCGGCTGGCCCAGGGCGCCAAAGAGGGCGTCCACGCCGGCGGCGGCTATCCGCTGCAGTTCGGCACTGTCTCGGTCTCCGACGGCATCTCGATGGGGCACGAGGGCATGCACTTCTCGCTCGTCTCCCGTGAGGTCATCGCCGACTCGGTCGAGACGGTCATGATGGCCGAGCGGCTCGACGGCACGGTCCTCCTCGCCGGCTGCGACAAATCGCTGCCGGGCATGCTGATGGCTGCGGCCCGTCTCGACCTCTCCGCGGTCTTCCTCTACGCGGGCTCCATCGCGCCCGGGTGGGTCAAACTCAGCGACGGCACCGAGAAAGACGTCACGATCATCGACTCGTTCGAGGCTGTCGGCGCCTGCAAGGCCGGCAAGATGAGCGAGGAGGACCTCAAGCGCATCGAGTGCGCCATCGCCCCGGGCGAGGGAGCTTGCGGCGGCATGTACACGGCCAACACGATGGCCTCGGTGGCTGAGGCGCTCGGGATGAGCCTGCCGGGGTCGGCCGCGCCGCCCTCGGCCGACCGCAGGCGCGACTCCTTCGCCCACCGCTCGGGCGAGGCCGTCGTCACCCTGCTCAAGCAGGGGATCACGGCCCGCGACATCCTCACCAAGAAGGCGTTCGAGAACGCGATCGCGGTCGCGATGGCGTTCGGCGGCTCGACCAATGTCGTGCTCCACCTGCTCGCCATCGCACGCGAGGCCGAGGTCGATCTCACGATCGACGACTTCAACCGCATCGGCGAAACGGTGCCGCACATCGGCGACCTCAAGCCGTTCGGCACGTACGTCATGAACGACGTCGACCGTCATGGGGGTGTCCCGGTCGTCATGAAGGCGCTCCTGGACGCGGGCCTGCTGCACGGGGACTGCCTCACCGTGACCGGCAAGACCGTCGCGGAGAACCTGGCGGAGATCGACCCGCCCGCGCCGGACGGCACCGTCCTGCGCTCGCTGGACAACCCCATCCACCCGACAGGGGGGCTCACGATCCTCAAGGGCACGCTCGCTCCCGAGGGCGCTGTTGTCAAGACGGCCGGTTTCGACGCCGAGGTGTTCGAGGGTCCAGCGCGCGTGTTCGAGCGCGAGCGCGCCGCCATGGACGCTCTCACCGAGGGCCGGATCAACGCCGGCGATGTGGTCGTCATCCGCTATGAGGGGCCGAAGGGCGGTCCCGGGATGCGCGAGATGCTCGCGATCACCGCCGCCATCAAGGGTGCGGGCCTCGGCAAGGATGTACTACTCTTGACGGACGGGCGATTCTCAGGCGGCACAACCGGCCTGTGCATCGGCCACATAGCACCCGAAGCGGTGGACGCTGGTCCCATCGCATTCGTGCGCGATGGTGATCTGATACGGGTCGATATCGCGGCTCGCTCCCTCGACCTACTGGTCGACGAGTCAGAGCTGACCGCCCGCCGGGAAGGCTGGGCGCCTCTTCCTCCGCGCTATACCCGTGGCGTTCTCGCGAAGTACTCCAAGCTCGTTCACTCCGCTGCGGAGGGTGCGGTCACGGGGTAG
- the ilvN gene encoding acetolactate synthase small subunit: MSTHVLSLLVEDKPGLLTRVAGLFARRGFNIHSLAVGTSEVDGLSRITVVVDVEELPLEQVTKQLNKLINVIKIVELEPAQSVQREHLLIKVRVDNSTRSQVLEAVNLFRARVVDVATDALVIEVTGDSGKTQALLKVLEPYGIKEMAQSGLLAIGRGGKSITERVHKN, from the coding sequence ATGAGCACACACGTTCTGAGCCTCCTCGTGGAGGACAAACCGGGTCTGCTGACCCGCGTCGCCGGACTGTTCGCTCGGCGCGGCTTCAACATCCACTCGCTCGCGGTGGGCACGAGCGAGGTCGACGGCCTCTCGCGCATCACCGTCGTGGTGGACGTGGAGGAGCTTCCGCTCGAACAGGTCACCAAACAGCTCAACAAACTGATCAACGTCATCAAGATCGTGGAGCTGGAGCCGGCGCAATCGGTGCAGCGCGAGCACCTGCTCATCAAGGTGCGCGTCGACAACTCCACCCGCTCTCAGGTGCTGGAGGCGGTCAACCTCTTCCGTGCCCGCGTCGTCGATGTCGCCACCGACGCGCTCGTGATCGAGGTCACCGGCGACAGCGGCAAGACCCAGGCGCTGCTCAAGGTGCTCGAACCGTACGGGATCAAGGAGATGGCGCAGTCCGGCCTCCTCGCGATCGGCCGCGGCGGGAAGTCCATCACCGAGCGCGTCCACAAAAACTGA